The Argiope bruennichi chromosome X2, qqArgBrue1.1, whole genome shotgun sequence sequence CCATAACGTTGACAATTGAAACATCTCAAAGGATTGGGAATATATGGTCTGACAGGTAATTTTATATACCCTGCATAGATGAATTCTGGTAATTTTGGTGTTTTAAAAGTTAGAATATGATGCTTTGTTTCAAGGATATTGCCATCTCGCCGGATAGTAATACGGTGAACATGGGTGACACCTTGAGATTTcaattcatttgtaattaaatccacAGGGAGGTTAAATATTTCCCCACAAGTGATAACACCTTTCGATATATTTAATGATTGATGGGGACTGACACTGACAGGaattgttgacaaattttttaacttttggatTTGGTGAGCTTGCTTACGAGAATTAATCTCTAtcagcaagtcaccagaacgcatcttACGGATGGATGTTACGTCACCAACTGTTGCTGTGATCGCCTTTTGTACTAAAAATGGCGATACGCTTtcgaatgtttcatttttatcagaaatacgcttcattacaaaaaatttatcaaaatggttTTCTAAATTTGGAGACTGAGGAACAAAACgacgcccactaaagggacccttcttgggaggagccatgcgatattgacaaagattcgggcccgacggcaccgcccaccacggagcccaacaagggaaggcagccaccggctctggccattcccagcctcggcgcttaccttggtgctagccggaacctatacgctcggagttacccccggggacagtgaccacccttaacgccaagcccaaggagtaacccctttgcttgatccctagcagactagccactcaggtgactaggtaccagccgattgatacaccggggaccacagtgcaccacccgtctttcaaatgggtcgccacgcacggccaacacgtgggacattggctgtccatgagaagcaagaagcaaacagagcggcgacagcttctcatggagagctccctcgcttgccgtcgagggaaggaaaaacacagcagaaagcagaaggcgcaGGGGAGTGGAAAcgtaaagggagtatagatccctgggtacctcgggattgggacacccgtactcacctatagtaggtgagcccctgaggggttagGATGTACGAATTGAAAGCAGCATTATCCAAGACGCATGATACCAGCCCCGGggcagatggaatcacatataatatgcttcgccatttgagtaGAACTTCTCTTTCAAATCTTTTACTgctatttaacagaatttggattgAGCacacccctcaggggctcaccttctttaggtgagtacgggtgtcccaatcccgaggtacccagggatctttactccctttcagttcgctctcctctacgccttctgctttctgctttctgctatgtctttccttccctcgacggcaagcgagggagctctccatgagaagctgtcgccgttctgtttgcttcttgcttctcatggacagccaaaaccccacgtgttggccgtgcgtggcgacccattagaaagacgggtggtgcactgtggtccccggtgtatcaatcggctggtaccttgtcacctgagtggctagtctgctagggatcaagcgaaggggttactccttgggcttggcgttaagggtggtcactgtccccgggggtaactcccagcgtataggttccggctagcaccaaggtaagtaccgaggctgggaatggccagagccggtggctgccttcccttgttgggctccgtggtgggcggtgccgtcgggcctgaaaaTTTAACAATGTCATATGGGTAAATCTAAACGTTCAAACAATGCATCGactattcaaaacaattttccacGATTTTTTATTGTTCATCGAATTTCAGACTCCAAAGAAACATTCCACGGTGTGTCtccttttcttgttgaaaaggGTATTACTGGAAATTTAGGTGAAGTTAAATCTATTAAGAAACTCAGATCTGGCGATCTTTTGGTTGAAGTTGGATATGCCAAACAagccaaacaaattttaaatctaaagtcATTGTCAACTATTTCAGTAGAAGTTAATCCTCACCCATCATTAAACTCATGCAAAGGAGTTATATCATGCGGTGAATTGTGTAATGTTTCGATTGAAGagattattgaaaaactaaaagatCAGGGAGTGACCAACGTAAGACGTATTACTGTAAGGAGGGATGGCAAACTCTTAAACACAAAGCATCTTGTGTTAACTTTCAATTCTTCTAATTTACCAGATTATATTAAAGCTGGATATATGCGCCTTTCTGTAAGAACTTATGTACCAAACCCTTTGAGATGCTTCAATTGCCAGCGTTTTGGACATTCAAAATCTTCTTGCCGCGGGACACTGACATGCGCCCGTTGCGCAGAAGTCGGCCATGACAGCACTAATTGTACTAATGCAGAGAAATGTGTTAACTGCAAGGATGATCATGCTTCTTTTTCCCGAAACTGCTTTTCTTGGaaacaagaaaaggaaataatttcaacaaagataaaaaatcaaatatcttatcaGGAAGCTCGTAAACGTATAAAGTCTAAACTCCCTAAAGTTGGAAATAGTTACGCTTCTGTTGTCAAAAAATTATCCGCAACCATATCCACTCAGTGGGATCCAGCTGATATAAATTCTAGCACAAATACACGTCTATGCACTTCTGCTTCGAAAGCATCTCCCTCAGTTAATGTTAAGAATTCTTCCACTGAATCTACTGCAGTAATCTGTGAAGACGCTCCCACTTTACCTGATTTAACAGGTTTTCAAACTGTTACAAATcggaaaaaacttaaaaaagattCTCCAGTTGAAGAAAACATTACTTCTAATgtagaaaaaattactaaattttacacCACCTCCCCTCGTTTAATACCCAATCCTGTGGTAATTAAAAATGCAGCTTCAACCATGAAAGTTGCTACTAATGTTTGCCCTGTTAAAACTCCTTTACCTGGTACTTCTAATTTTACATCCGTTTTCCCTTCGCATGAAACAAAGAATGTGCAGTTTCAAGAATCTGATGCCGATGCTGATATGAGTTCCACCTCTGCGTCTGAAGaggatataattgaatataatatgtcTGAGGATTTGGAAGGCTCGCCTCCCCCACTCTCTAAAAAACACGAAAAGAGGAAATACATTGTtcccacaaaatacaaaaatatatagctttatcTCTCCTGTTTTAAGGacaggttgtttttttttttactgttaaccTTAATTGAgcatatgtatattaaaaattcaaatttttctagttATAATTTTGCGTTTTAGCATTTTATCTGCATGGCttgcatatttgttttatttattattcttcacacttgagattttatacattttttggcatcttaatattttacaacttgcacttatttttaatagatttaattggcTTTAACAAGCTATATTTTGACTTTTAGACttcagtttgagaaatttcaaagtgattttagattttaatcccTGCTACTACTATACCACCATACGTTATAGCACCTTGATCTTGTATAtctaccatatgtttggcgcagtatagccaaatatggctcttgcgccaataaaatcaaatcaaccaaccaaccaaccaattgGATTGAGCACAAGTTTCCttcacaatggcgtgaagctattgtgattccaatcttaAAACCCGGTAAAGAGTCATCGAACCCTCTGAATTACAGGCCTATTGCTTTGACAAATTGTCTTTGTAAGAtctttgagcgcatggtcaatgctcgcctTGTgtatgaactggagaaacaaggatgcatccccccgttgcaaagtggtttccgaAAAGGTAGATCAACTTTTGATAACCTCGTTTTATTGGAAACCCAGATACGCAAcacatttgttaggaggaaccaccttgtctccatatttttcgacatagagaaagcgtatgaccgtgcatggcgctatggtatactatccacactttttaaatttggttttagaggaaacttacccatatttttacaaaaatttttatcactTCGTACTTTTCGTGTTCATGTTGGGAATAattactcaaataattttatacaagctgagggtgttccatagggaagtgtcctcagtgtcacactttttatagttcatctgagtcaaattttgtctgttttaccatcatctgttcatggaactctttatgttgatgatctgcagatctcgtgCCAAGGTAGCAATATGAATCTCATAGAGCGACAGTTACAAAATGCAGTCAATAAAGTGGTAATTTGTTGCAATAATAATGGGCACGCAATCTCTCCTGAGAAGAGTATGTGTGTTCACTTCTGCCGTAAGAGAATAATTCATCCAGATCCAAATATTTACATTCCAAACATACTTATTCCTGTGGTGgatgaaattcggtttttgggaGTCATATTCGATCGAAAgcttcccctcaggggctcacctactataggtgagtacgggtgtcccaatcccgaggtacccagggatctttactccctttaggtttactctcctctgtgTCTTCTgatttctgctttgttttttctttccctcgacggcaagcgagggagctctcccatgagaagctgtcgccgctctgtttgcttcttgcttctcatggacagccaaaaccccacgtgttggccgtgcgtggcgacccattagacgggtggtacatttcggtctccgatgtatcaatcggccggtatcccaggTACATAACTGGTCTGCttaaggggatcaagcgaaggggtcactccttgggcttggcgttaagggtggtcactgtccccgggagtgactcccagcgtataggttctgaCTAGCATCATGGCAAGTGCCGAGGTTGGCAATCACTAAAGCCGGTTACTACCATCCCTtgtagggctccgtggtgggcggtgccgttggAGCCTGAATCTTCTCAAATGTCGCATGGCTCTTAATGTTTATACTGAttgtaatgcttattttaaatttttcgttatTGCATCTGAACAaagttcattgaaaaaagtatCTCCACTGTTGATACATAAAGCAATTATTGGAATTGTAGGTGAagtaaaaactatcaaaaaattaaacaacgggaatctgttaattgaaataaaaaacaaacagcaatctcaaaacataatgaaattgaaGCAAAATGGAGAAATACCCGTCACTGTTACTGCGCACCGTTCACTTAACCAAACCAAGGGTGTAATCTCGGAGAAAGAGTTCCAGAGAGACCTTGAAGCAGACATTTTGGAAAACTTGAGGGAACAGAAAGTAATTGACGTTCAAAGAATAAGTATcaagaaaaataaccaaaaaattccTACCAAACAtctgattttaacttttaatacaccAGTCTTACCAAAATCTGTGCAAATAGCGTACATAATCTGTCCAGTTAAGCCATATATTCCAAATCCACTCCGCTGCTTCAAATGCCAGAAATTCGGACACACAATAACAGCTTGCAAAGGGACCAGAGAAATTTGTGCCCGATGCTCTCTCCCAGATCATAAAAGTGATAACTGCTCTGCTCTAACGCCGAAATGCTCAAACTGCAATGGCGAACATCCATCTTATTTCAGATCATgcccaaaatttaaaatagaaaaagaaatacaaacaataaaaattacaaaaaacatatcTTTTCCCGAAGCTAGGAAAATTGTAATGGACAGAATGCCCAAACCAGGTGTCTCTTTCTCGGAAGCCCTAACAACCAATATTATACCTTCAGCACAAACAAATCGGCAAAATTCTCAAACTAATCCAACTGCTATAGGCACTccccccctcaggggctcaccttctttaggtgagtacgggtgtcccaatcccgaggtacccagggatctttactccctttcagttcgctctcctctccgccttctgctgtctgctatgtatttccttccctcgacggcatgcgagggagctctccatgagaagctgtcgccgctctgtttgcttcttgcttctcatggacagccaatgtcccacgtgttggccgtgcgtggcgacccatttgaaagacgggtggtgcactgtggtccccggtgtatcaatcggctggtacctagtcacctcagtggctagtctgctagggatcaagcgaaggggctactccttgggcttggcgttaagggtggtcactgtccccgggggtagctcccagcgtataggtaccgattagcactagggtggatgccgaggctgataataaccagagccggtaattgccttcccttgttgggctccgtggtgggcggtgccgtcggacccgaatcatttatcatatcgtatggggcctaaaaacttaaatcaacaaaCGACAcggaaaaatactgaaaaatattacgACCATTTTTTTGTCATCAAAAGACTTTCTGAGAATAAGGAGACATTTCACACGGTCTCTCCGTTCCTTGTAGAAAAAGCCGTTTCTGGAACACTTGGGGAAGTTTCTGCCATTCGCAAACTTCGTTCGGGAGATTTGCTGGTGGAAGTTAATTCTCGAAAACAATCTAATCAAATTCTCAAACTGAAAGCATTGGCTACAATTCCCATTTCTGTAAGCGCGCATACATCTCTTAATTCTTCTAAGGGTGTTATTACATGTGGGGAGTTATTTCATACATCAATTGAAGAAATTACAAATGACCTAAAACCTGAAGGAGTGATACATGTACGCCGTATCTCaattcggcgggatggacaactcctcccTACAAAGCACCTCGTTCTTACCTTCCAAATGCCTACTTTGCCAGAAGTAGTTAAAATAGGATATCTGAGATTGAAAGTGCGTCCTTTTATACCTAACCCTCTGAGATGCTTTCaatgccaacgttttgggcaCTCTAAGATCGCCTGCCGCGGGACACttacttgcgcccgttgtgcagagaaaggacatgatagccagcagtgcacCTCATCTGAAAAGTGCGTCAACTGTGATGGCGAACATACTTCCTTTTCCAGATCATGTCCACGTTGGaggttggaaaaagaaattataactttgaaaacaaaagaacaaatttctTATCCAGAAGCTAAAAGAAGAATCGAGGCACAGACACCTTCCCCTGGGGTCAGCTATGCATCAGctgttaaaaaatcatattgcaAAAACTGTTCATGTAAAAATTGTGTGCAGATTGTTGCTGAAAAAGTTCCTCCCACAAAAACATCCGAATCTGATACAGAACCTTCCACAAACAGTGCTCCTGAATCTCACGATCCACCTAAACGTAAACCAAAACCAAAGCCTCCACGTGCTCTTAAATTAAAGCTTTCGAAACACGGCCTTTCACAAGAAATGATTtcggaaaaatttaaatcaaaattgaaaaaatc is a genomic window containing:
- the LOC129959685 gene encoding uncharacterized protein LOC129959685 translates to MGPKNLNQQTTRKNTEKYYDHFFVIKRLSENKETFHTVSPFLVEKAVSGTLGEVSAIRKLRSGDLLVEVNSRKQSNQILKLKALATIPISVSAHTSLNSSKGVITCGELFHTSIEEITNDLKPEGVIHVRRISIRRDGQLLPTKHLVLTFQMPTLPEVVKIGYLRLKVRPFIPNPLRCFQCQRFGHSKIACRGTLTCARCAEKGHDSQQCTSSEKCVNCDGEHTSFSRSCPRWRLEKEIITLKTKEQISYPEAKRRIEAQTPSPGVSYASAVKKSYCKNCSCKNCVQIVAEKVPPTKTSESDTEPSTNSAPESHDPPKRKPKPKPPRALKLKLSKHGLSQEMISEKFKSKLKKSNIRNSVALGLATTGTVQKDLPTIFGGLSKSPDSIALHPSDEEEDDLEMSCEITPTQTNALYNSHSKKLS